A single window of Bacteroidota bacterium DNA harbors:
- a CDS encoding cob(I)yrinic acid a,c-diamide adenosyltransferase, with translation MKIYTKTGDKGQTSLLGGTRVPKYHLRIEAYGTIDELNSFIGLIRDQQIDEHSKQMLIEIQDRLFTIGSSLASDPEKSKMKIPDLKEQDISLLETEMDKMNDLLPEMRSFVLPGGHSIVSFCHISRCVCRRAERNVIHLSEESFVAEMVIIYLNRLSDYLFVLSRKLSQDFNAIEIPWKPRI, from the coding sequence ATGAAAATATATACAAAAACAGGAGATAAAGGTCAAACATCTTTGCTTGGTGGAACCAGAGTACCTAAATATCATTTAAGGATTGAAGCATATGGAACCATTGATGAATTAAATTCTTTTATTGGTTTAATCAGAGATCAACAAATAGATGAGCATTCAAAACAAATGCTTATCGAAATTCAGGATAGGTTATTTACTATTGGCTCTTCTTTGGCTTCGGATCCTGAAAAATCAAAAATGAAAATTCCTGATTTAAAAGAACAGGATATATCGCTTTTGGAAACGGAAATGGATAAAATGAACGATTTGCTCCCGGAAATGCGTTCTTTCGTCCTCCCTGGAGGACACAGCATTGTATCCTTTTGCCATATTTCACGCTGTGTGTGCAGAAGGGCAGAAAGGAATGTGATTCATCTTTCTGAAGAGAGTTTTGTTGCAGAAATGGTAATAATTTACCTAAACCGCCTTTCCGATTATCTTTTTGTTTTATCCAGAAAGCTATCACAGGATTTTAATGCAATTGAAATACCCTGGAAACCACGAATTTAG
- a CDS encoding MotA/TolQ/ExbB proton channel family protein: MILLQQLNVTSGALVEAATVVPTQETISILELFLGGGLYIMIPLVILSVIAVYIFIERYLAIQKASKSDSNFMNNIKDFIHDGKIDAAKALCRATDAPTARMVEKGVSRIGKPLNDISAAIENVGKLEIYKLEKSLATLATVAGAAPMIGFLGTVIGMIFTFHEMKISGNGVEISQLSGGIMQAMVTTVAGLVVGIVAYICYNLLVAKVEKVVYKLEVTSIEFMDLLQEPA; this comes from the coding sequence ATGATATTATTGCAGCAACTCAATGTTACTTCTGGTGCTCTTGTTGAGGCCGCAACGGTTGTACCTACCCAGGAAACAATTTCAATTCTTGAATTATTTCTTGGTGGAGGATTATATATAATGATTCCTCTTGTAATTCTTTCTGTAATTGCAGTTTATATTTTTATTGAAAGGTATTTGGCCATTCAAAAAGCATCTAAATCGGATAGTAACTTTATGAATAACATCAAAGATTTTATTCACGATGGAAAAATTGATGCTGCCAAAGCCTTATGTCGTGCCACAGATGCACCCACTGCAAGAATGGTTGAAAAAGGAGTATCGAGAATTGGCAAACCGCTGAATGATATTAGTGCGGCTATTGAAAATGTTGGAAAGCTAGAAATTTATAAATTGGAAAAAAGCCTTGCAACTCTAGCTACGGTAGCAGGAGCGGCTCCAATGATAGGTTTTCTTGGAACTGTAATTGGTATGATATTTACATTTCATGAAATGAAAATCAGTGGAAATGGAGTAGAAATAAGTCAGCTTTCCGGTGGTATTATGCAAGCAATGGTTACAACCGTAGCAGGATTAGTGGTAGGAATTGTTGCTTATATCTGCTATAACCTACTTGTTGCAAAAGTTGAAAAGGTAGTTTATAAGTTGGAAGTAACCTCCATTGAATTTATGGATTTGTTGCAGGAACCAGCTTAA
- a CDS encoding energy transducer TonB: MELLEDKNRNLGLIGTVIFHALLLLFFIYYGLTTPVPIPKQTIVINFGTSDQGQGNVQPEEANAAPMAQNKVQEVVKQIDPTPVKTNTEAVTQDNTDAVSLNNKKTETKKVEPEPIKEPEKTVNKSALYTGKSNTSKSSSSEGETGKAGDQGDPGGDKSSLNHTGSYSGGGDRYDLGIRKALVKTKPRYDCQESGKVAVTIKVDKKGNVVSAQAGGRGTTNSAECLIKTAEEAAFKTKWQADENAPELQTGVIVYNFVLN; encoded by the coding sequence ATGGAACTACTTGAGGATAAAAATCGCAATTTAGGGTTAATTGGTACAGTTATTTTTCACGCACTATTGCTTTTGTTTTTTATTTATTATGGATTAACTACGCCTGTTCCTATTCCAAAACAAACAATAGTAATTAATTTCGGGACAAGTGATCAAGGACAAGGAAATGTTCAACCTGAAGAGGCAAATGCAGCCCCAATGGCGCAAAACAAGGTTCAGGAAGTAGTAAAACAAATTGACCCTACTCCTGTTAAGACAAATACTGAAGCAGTAACCCAGGATAATACAGATGCTGTAAGTTTAAACAATAAGAAAACCGAAACAAAAAAGGTAGAACCTGAGCCAATAAAAGAACCTGAAAAAACAGTGAATAAAAGCGCACTATACACAGGAAAATCCAATACAAGCAAAAGTTCATCCAGTGAGGGAGAAACAGGTAAAGCAGGAGATCAGGGTGATCCGGGAGGGGACAAAAGTTCATTGAATCACACCGGAAGTTATTCAGGGGGTGGAGATCGTTATGATTTAGGTATAAGAAAAGCACTAGTAAAAACAAAGCCGCGCTATGATTGCCAAGAAAGTGGAAAAGTAGCAGTTACTATCAAGGTTGATAAAAAAGGAAACGTAGTAAGTGCTCAAGCAGGAGGAAGAGGAACAACAAATTCAGCAGAATGCTTAATTAAAACCGCAGAGGAAGCAGCATTTAAAACAAAATGGCAAGCTGACGAAAATGCCCCAGAACTTCAAACAGGGGTTATAGTTTATAATTTTGTTTTGAATTAA
- a CDS encoding T9SS type A sorting domain-containing protein: MKTFLLFFFLVNSVLFVFAQNDPENYEWEWANKETAGEIHVDSAGNIFNVLSVRENQSITIRGHTFFSRNNPLTILIKHNSKGDFIWVRAMEGVVNGVTVDFNGTIYTTGSFEDTLPIGKDTLISKGGLDVFLAKYDSSGNPLFAKQGGGSQDDNSYFIHVSKTADIYITGLYRTAAVFETNALTNTDPRNAFIAKYDNNGNLQMLTQINGESFGREISTDSDNNIYLLAYYSTAVSKDEIQISGPFESSFGYHFLAQLDAKGNGKWGKDLGSNYYQPYLNLNTDDFGNSYITQWRRYSGFIVHKIGNNGDSQWIEQISNVFGDATDVLISRDNNTIYITGFIANDIGALHYFWKFSPDGNYESFPLDSGQYITTRSLGLDNDQNIYLSGSFASDTTFFGPIVLTKGFNESNPSFLAKLKLVKPDPSELFAVKVVGDRFCSGDSIKVIYEVVTFYDPGNIFIAELSNEQGDFTSPFYLGEIQSNVSGKIIGKIPDQINPGRGYRVRVRSTNPISSAINQKNLTIRNKPIVNLGTDTIIECAAELIVDAGNQGAYFIWNTYDTTQTITINSKGLFYVDVFNEYGCYSSDSIYVFQESEAIADYSYTIDGLTVSFFDQSIGATSWLWEFDKGSSSTRQFPVKNFIIKDIYDVCLTIENKLGCLDKICKKIDFVSVGLAENSSDEWLVFPNPASDKIIITGKIENNTKISIKDIVGRTILMKNSTTGGNLNMEINVSDFDRGIYFLTIENGYYKSVKKLILM, encoded by the coding sequence ATGAAAACCTTTTTATTGTTCTTTTTCTTGGTCAATTCCGTTTTGTTTGTTTTTGCTCAAAATGACCCTGAAAACTATGAATGGGAATGGGCAAATAAAGAAACAGCCGGTGAAATCCATGTGGATAGTGCCGGAAATATCTTTAATGTTTTGTCTGTTCGAGAAAATCAATCCATTACGATTAGAGGCCATACATTTTTTTCAAGAAACAATCCTTTAACGATTTTAATAAAACACAATTCAAAAGGAGATTTTATATGGGTAAGAGCAATGGAAGGAGTTGTTAATGGTGTAACTGTTGATTTTAATGGTACTATTTATACTACAGGATCTTTTGAAGATACACTTCCAATTGGAAAGGATACGCTAATAAGCAAAGGTGGATTGGATGTTTTTTTAGCTAAATATGATTCATCCGGAAATCCCTTGTTTGCAAAACAAGGAGGAGGTTCTCAGGATGATAACTCATATTTTATTCATGTTTCAAAAACAGCAGATATTTATATTACCGGACTTTATAGAACAGCAGCAGTTTTTGAAACAAATGCCTTAACAAATACCGACCCTAGAAATGCTTTTATTGCAAAATATGACAACAATGGCAATCTTCAAATGCTTACACAAATTAATGGAGAATCCTTTGGAAGAGAAATAAGTACAGATAGTGACAACAATATTTATTTGCTGGCCTATTATAGTACTGCAGTATCAAAGGATGAAATACAAATTAGTGGACCTTTTGAAAGTTCTTTTGGATACCATTTTTTAGCCCAACTTGATGCAAAAGGAAATGGGAAATGGGGTAAAGATTTAGGAAGTAATTATTATCAGCCATATCTTAACCTGAATACAGATGATTTTGGAAACAGTTATATTACTCAATGGAGAAGATACAGTGGATTTATTGTACATAAAATAGGCAATAATGGAGATAGCCAATGGATTGAACAAATATCGAATGTTTTTGGAGATGCAACAGATGTTCTTATATCAAGGGATAATAACACAATCTACATTACAGGTTTTATTGCAAATGATATTGGAGCTTTACATTATTTTTGGAAATTTTCTCCTGATGGTAATTATGAATCATTTCCACTTGACAGTGGACAATACATTACCACCCGATCTTTAGGCTTAGATAATGATCAAAACATTTATCTTTCTGGAAGTTTTGCTTCAGACACAACATTTTTTGGTCCAATTGTTTTAACTAAAGGGTTTAATGAAAGTAACCCTTCCTTTCTGGCTAAATTAAAATTGGTAAAGCCTGATCCTTCTGAATTATTTGCAGTAAAGGTGGTAGGCGATAGATTTTGTTCAGGAGACAGTATAAAAGTAATTTATGAGGTTGTTACATTTTATGATCCGGGAAATATTTTTATTGCAGAACTTTCAAATGAACAGGGAGATTTTACAAGTCCATTTTATCTTGGTGAAATTCAATCAAATGTTTCAGGAAAAATAATAGGAAAAATTCCTGATCAAATAAACCCTGGTAGAGGTTATAGAGTTAGAGTGAGGTCCACCAATCCAATTTCCTCTGCAATCAACCAGAAAAATTTAACCATCAGGAATAAGCCAATAGTTAATCTTGGAACTGATACTATAATTGAATGTGCTGCAGAACTTATTGTAGATGCTGGTAATCAGGGTGCTTATTTTATATGGAATACTTACGATACCACACAAACAATTACAATAAACTCAAAGGGTTTATTTTATGTTGATGTCTTTAATGAATATGGTTGCTATTCTTCAGATTCTATTTATGTTTTTCAGGAATCAGAAGCAATTGCAGATTATAGCTATACAATAGATGGATTAACTGTAAGTTTCTTTGATCAATCCATAGGAGCTACATCTTGGTTATGGGAATTTGACAAAGGTTCATCTTCAACAAGACAATTCCCTGTTAAAAATTTTATCATTAAAGATATTTATGATGTTTGTCTTACTATTGAAAACAAATTGGGCTGCTTGGATAAGATTTGTAAAAAAATTGATTTTGTAAGCGTTGGATTAGCAGAAAATTCATCAGATGAATGGCTTGTATTTCCCAACCCTGCCTCAGATAAAATAATTATTACGGGTAAAATTGAAAACAACACAAAAATATCAATTAAAGATATTGTTGGTAGAACTATCCTCATGAAAAATAGTACCACTGGAGGGAATTTAAATATGGAGATTAATGTTTCTGATTTTGATCGTGGTATTTATTTTCTAACCATTGAGAACGGATACTATAAATCTGTTAAAAAACTTATTTTAATGTAA
- a CDS encoding biopolymer transporter ExbD yields MGLKSRNKVSVAFSMASMTDIVFLLLIFFIIVSTLVSPYALNVTLPTSANKSTEKASVSVTVTPDLIHYLNGKQVDTEGIESIIVSQLAGTEKPQIVLHVDETVPTGITVNILDIANRNKFGIVLATKPK; encoded by the coding sequence ATGGGACTTAAATCAAGAAATAAAGTAAGTGTTGCATTCAGCATGGCATCCATGACTGACATTGTATTTTTACTGCTTATTTTTTTCATTATTGTTTCAACACTTGTAAGCCCTTATGCACTAAATGTTACCTTACCAACAAGTGCCAATAAATCCACTGAGAAAGCATCCGTTTCTGTAACCGTTACACCCGATCTTATCCATTACCTAAATGGAAAGCAAGTAGATACCGAAGGTATTGAATCCATAATTGTTTCTCAACTAGCAGGAACTGAAAAACCACAAATTGTTTTACATGTTGATGAAACCGTACCCACGGGTATTACCGTAAACATACTTGATATTGCAAACCGAAATAAATTCGGCATTGTATTGGCAACCAAACCAAAATAA
- a CDS encoding bifunctional folylpolyglutamate synthase/dihydrofolate synthase has protein sequence MNYTETLDYLFSRLPMFQRTGPAAYKGSLDNTIALCDFLGNPQNEFKTIHIAGTNGKGSCSHLIASILQESGLKTGLYTSPHMKDFRERIKINGKEISQDYVIEFVEQNKIKFEEIHPSFFEMTVALAFNYFADNNVDIAVIETGLGGRLDSTNIITPLLSVITNISNDHSALLGDTLEKIAAEKAGIIKHGIPIIIGETQNEIKHVFNEKANLLSAPILYAEDEGKIHSIEKIAGIEPVMKLNISFGPKFYKNISCPLTGNYQTKNLVTAITAINHLSDNHFQIKDEAIHKGIQKVIENTGLMGRWQILSTNPLSICDAAHNEAGLAIVIEQIKQIPYKNLHIILGVVADKDIENILKLFPTKASYYFCKADIPRAMEAQDLQEKALKYGLTGTVFISVKQAFKIATEKAEKDDLIFIGGSTFVVAEVV, from the coding sequence ATGAACTATACTGAAACTCTGGATTACCTTTTTAGTCGGCTTCCAATGTTTCAAAGAACAGGTCCAGCAGCTTATAAGGGAAGCCTGGATAATACCATTGCCCTTTGTGATTTTCTTGGGAATCCCCAAAACGAATTTAAAACAATCCATATTGCAGGTACAAACGGTAAAGGGTCCTGCTCCCATCTTATTGCCTCTATATTACAAGAGTCTGGATTAAAAACCGGATTATATACTTCTCCCCATATGAAGGATTTCAGGGAGAGAATAAAAATCAATGGTAAAGAAATTTCTCAAGATTATGTTATTGAGTTTGTTGAACAAAATAAAATAAAATTTGAAGAAATACATCCTTCATTTTTTGAAATGACAGTTGCACTTGCTTTTAACTATTTTGCAGACAATAATGTAGACATTGCCGTAATAGAAACCGGCCTGGGAGGAAGGCTTGATTCTACCAACATAATCACTCCCCTCCTTTCTGTTATTACCAATATCAGCAATGATCATAGTGCATTATTAGGGGACACTTTAGAGAAAATTGCAGCAGAAAAAGCAGGGATAATAAAACATGGAATTCCTATTATAATAGGCGAAACCCAGAATGAGATTAAACATGTGTTTAATGAAAAGGCAAATCTGTTGTCGGCTCCTATTTTGTATGCAGAAGATGAAGGCAAGATACATAGTATTGAAAAAATTGCCGGGATTGAACCTGTAATGAAATTAAATATATCGTTTGGACCAAAGTTTTACAAAAATATTAGCTGTCCTCTTACTGGAAATTACCAAACTAAAAATCTTGTTACTGCTATAACAGCAATAAACCATTTAAGCGATAATCATTTTCAAATAAAAGATGAAGCAATTCACAAAGGCATTCAAAAGGTAATTGAAAATACAGGCCTAATGGGAAGATGGCAAATACTTTCCACCAATCCTCTTAGTATTTGTGATGCTGCTCACAATGAAGCTGGATTAGCTATTGTAATTGAGCAAATAAAACAAATACCCTATAAAAACCTTCACATTATTTTAGGAGTGGTTGCTGATAAAGACATTGAGAATATATTAAAGCTGTTTCCTACTAAAGCAAGTTATTATTTTTGCAAAGCAGATATTCCACGTGCTATGGAAGCACAAGATTTACAGGAAAAAGCGCTCAAATATGGTTTAACTGGCACTGTATTTATTTCCGTTAAGCAAGCATTTAAAATAGCCACTGAAAAAGCAGAAAAAGATGATCTCATATTTATAGGAGGAAGTACTTTTGTAGTGGCCGAAGTAGTTTAA
- a CDS encoding DUF2795 domain-containing protein, translating to MYWTLELASYLEDAPWPATKEELIDFGVRSGSPMEVIENLQEIEDEGEIYESIEDIWPDYPTKDDFFFNEDEY from the coding sequence ATGTATTGGACGTTAGAATTAGCATCGTATCTTGAAGATGCGCCTTGGCCTGCCACTAAAGAAGAATTAATTGATTTTGGAGTGAGATCAGGATCACCTATGGAAGTTATTGAAAATCTTCAGGAAATTGAAGACGAAGGTGAAATCTATGAATCCATAGAAGATATATGGCCTGATTATCCAACCAAAGATGATTTTTTCTTTAACGAGGACGAATATTAA
- the secA gene encoding preprotein translocase subunit SecA → MIELITNIFKVFGTKSDKDLKEMQPLVDKVHVHTKSISLLDNDQLRNRTQEFRKQISDYISGENKQIEELKKLVQSDSANVDESEEHYKKIDILEKNIQKKIEEKLLDLLPEAFAVVKETAKRFKENKTFEVTATQMDRDLAARKDSVSVNGDKAIYTNTWTAAGSEVTWDMVHYDVQLIGGIVLHQGKIAEMATGEGKTLVGTLPVYLNALSGNGVHLVTVNTYLSKRDSEWMGPLFEFHGLSVDCIDKYEPNSDARRKAYLADITYGTNNEFGFDYLRDNMARNPEDLVQRKHNYAIVDEVDSVLIDDARTPLIISGPTPKGDKHEFFPMKPKIEKLVAAQKQYVTSILSEAKKLLAENNEKDAGLPLLRAYRGLPKNKALIKFLSESGAKQLLQKTENFYMQDQSKEMHKVDAELFFVIDEKHNSIELTEKGIELITTSSEDADFFILPDVGTAIADIEKSKLADQEKLAKKDSLMTDYAIKAERIHTINQLLKAYTLFEKDVDYVLMDSKVKIVDEQTGRIMEGRRYSDGLHQAIEAKENVKIEAATQTYSTITLQNYFRMYNKLAGMTGTAETEAGELWDIYKLDVMVIPTNRPIVRKDQEDLVYKTKREKYNAAIEEIEKLNKDGRPVLVGTTSVEISELLSRMLKMKNIKHNVLNAKLHQKEADIVAEAGKPGAVTIATNMAGRGTDIKITEEVKKSGGLAIVGTERHESRRVDRQLRGRAGRQGDPGTSQFFVSLDDDLMRLFGSGRIASLMDRMGLKEGEVIQHSMITKSIERAQKKVEENNFGIRKRLLEYDDVMNSQREVIYTKRRHALYGERLEVDIANMIYDTCESIVNVYHAERNFEAFKLELIRNLAVSVTIDEQQFLKMNAQSLVDLIYNESLRKYSDKKIQISKTSFPVIKGVFENQGNSFENIVVPFTDGIKTMQVVTNLKKAYESNGKTVIKSFEEGIILSIIDEAWKEHLREMDDLKQSVQNAVYEQKDPLLVYKFESFELFKRMLDKINKEIISFLMKANLPIQNPDNIQQAKAPLRMPINLKASRTDQLSTNGNAEEQQERKLEPVRVEQKAGRNDPCPCGSGKKFKQCHGKE, encoded by the coding sequence ATGATAGAATTAATTACAAATATATTTAAGGTTTTTGGCACAAAATCCGACAAAGACCTTAAGGAAATGCAGCCTTTAGTTGATAAAGTGCATGTACATACCAAGTCAATTTCATTGTTGGATAATGACCAGTTAAGAAATAGGACCCAAGAATTCCGTAAACAAATTTCCGATTATATTTCCGGTGAAAACAAACAAATTGAAGAATTAAAAAAGCTGGTGCAATCGGATTCGGCAAACGTGGATGAGTCGGAGGAGCATTATAAGAAAATTGATATCCTTGAAAAGAATATCCAGAAAAAAATCGAAGAAAAACTTCTTGATTTGCTTCCTGAGGCCTTTGCTGTGGTAAAGGAAACTGCAAAAAGATTTAAAGAAAATAAAACTTTTGAGGTAACTGCAACCCAAATGGATCGTGATCTTGCCGCTAGAAAAGACAGTGTCTCTGTAAATGGCGATAAGGCAATTTACACCAATACCTGGACTGCTGCCGGTTCTGAAGTTACATGGGACATGGTTCATTATGACGTTCAGTTAATTGGTGGTATAGTGCTGCATCAAGGAAAAATAGCCGAGATGGCAACAGGCGAGGGTAAAACCCTTGTGGGAACATTGCCTGTTTATTTAAACGCACTTTCAGGAAACGGTGTTCACCTGGTAACTGTTAATACATACTTGTCAAAACGTGACTCCGAATGGATGGGGCCATTATTTGAATTCCATGGACTTAGTGTGGATTGTATTGACAAATACGAACCTAATTCTGACGCCAGGAGAAAAGCATACCTTGCAGACATTACATATGGTACCAACAATGAATTTGGTTTTGATTACCTGCGTGATAACATGGCCCGTAATCCTGAAGATCTTGTTCAACGTAAGCATAATTATGCAATTGTGGATGAGGTTGACTCCGTTTTGATTGATGATGCAAGAACACCTTTGATTATTTCAGGACCTACGCCTAAAGGAGATAAACATGAGTTTTTTCCAATGAAGCCTAAAATTGAAAAATTGGTTGCCGCACAAAAACAATATGTTACTTCAATTCTTTCTGAGGCGAAAAAATTACTTGCCGAAAACAATGAGAAAGACGCAGGCTTGCCACTTTTAAGGGCTTACCGCGGCTTACCTAAAAACAAGGCTTTAATTAAATTTTTAAGCGAATCAGGAGCAAAGCAATTGCTTCAGAAAACTGAAAATTTTTATATGCAGGACCAGTCAAAGGAAATGCACAAGGTGGATGCTGAATTGTTTTTTGTTATTGATGAAAAACACAATTCAATTGAATTAACTGAAAAAGGCATTGAATTAATTACAACTTCTTCTGAAGATGCCGATTTCTTTATCCTTCCAGATGTTGGTACGGCCATTGCAGACATTGAAAAATCAAAACTTGCTGATCAGGAAAAATTAGCAAAAAAAGACAGTCTGATGACTGATTATGCTATTAAAGCAGAAAGAATTCATACCATCAACCAATTGTTAAAGGCTTACACCTTATTTGAAAAAGATGTTGATTATGTTTTGATGGACAGCAAGGTAAAAATTGTGGATGAGCAAACCGGACGTATTATGGAGGGTAGAAGATATTCCGATGGATTGCACCAGGCAATTGAAGCAAAAGAAAATGTTAAAATTGAGGCTGCTACCCAAACATATTCTACCATTACTTTGCAGAACTATTTCAGAATGTATAATAAACTGGCCGGTATGACTGGTACGGCTGAAACAGAAGCAGGTGAACTTTGGGATATCTACAAGTTGGATGTAATGGTAATTCCTACAAACCGTCCTATTGTTAGAAAAGATCAGGAAGATTTGGTTTATAAAACAAAGCGTGAGAAATACAATGCGGCAATTGAGGAAATTGAAAAACTAAATAAAGACGGACGTCCTGTACTTGTTGGTACTACTTCTGTGGAAATTTCTGAATTGCTAAGCCGTATGCTTAAAATGAAAAACATAAAGCATAATGTACTGAATGCGAAATTGCACCAAAAGGAAGCAGACATTGTTGCTGAAGCTGGTAAACCCGGAGCAGTAACAATTGCAACAAACATGGCTGGTAGGGGAACAGATATTAAGATTACTGAAGAAGTGAAAAAATCTGGTGGTCTTGCCATTGTTGGTACCGAAAGACATGAATCCAGAAGAGTAGACAGGCAGTTAAGAGGTCGCGCTGGTAGACAAGGTGATCCAGGAACTTCCCAGTTTTTTGTTTCTTTGGATGATGATCTGATGAGGTTATTTGGTTCGGGAAGAATTGCTTCGCTTATGGATCGGATGGGTTTGAAAGAAGGAGAGGTTATTCAGCATTCCATGATTACCAAATCAATTGAACGTGCTCAGAAAAAGGTGGAGGAAAACAACTTTGGTATCCGTAAAAGGTTGCTGGAATATGATGATGTAATGAATTCTCAAAGGGAAGTTATATATACCAAAAGAAGGCACGCTTTATATGGTGAGAGGCTTGAGGTAGATATAGCAAATATGATATATGACACTTGTGAGAGCATTGTAAATGTGTATCATGCTGAAAGAAATTTTGAAGCTTTTAAATTAGAGTTAATCAGAAATCTGGCAGTAAGTGTTACTATTGATGAACAACAATTCCTGAAAATGAATGCTCAGAGCCTTGTTGATCTTATTTACAATGAATCCCTTAGGAAATACTCAGATAAAAAGATTCAGATAAGTAAAACATCATTTCCTGTAATAAAAGGTGTATTTGAAAACCAGGGAAATTCATTTGAAAATATTGTAGTTCCTTTTACAGATGGAATTAAAACAATGCAGGTTGTTACCAATTTGAAAAAGGCTTACGAATCAAATGGAAAAACAGTTATAAAGTCCTTTGAAGAAGGTATTATTCTATCCATTATTGACGAAGCCTGGAAAGAGCATTTAAGAGAGATGGATGATTTAAAGCAATCGGTACAAAATGCCGTTTATGAGCAAAAGGATCCATTGTTGGTATACAAGTTTGAGTCTTTTGAATTATTTAAACGCATGCTTGATAAAATTAACAAGGAAATAATTTCCTTTTTAATGAAAGCAAACCTCCCCATTCAAAATCCCGATAATATTCAGCAAGCTAAAGCTCCACTTAGAATGCCAATAAACCTTAAAGCTTCACGTACGGATCAATTGAGCACAAATGGCAACGCAGAAGAGCAGCAGGAGCGCAAATTAGAGCCGGTGAGAGTAGAACAGAAGGCGGGCAGAAATGATCCTTGTCCCTGTGGAAGCGGTAAGAAGTTTAAACAGTGCCACGGTAAAGAATAA
- a CDS encoding ABC transporter ATP-binding protein, with amino-acid sequence MTSVIQLQEINRTYKVGSEIVQALGSVSLDISKNEYVALMGPSGSGKSTLMNILGCLDTPSKGRYLLSNHDVSRMNDNELAEIRNKEIGFVFQTFNLLPRSTALENVALPLIYAGWSKAKRDQRALEVLDQVGLGNRVHHKPNELSGGQRQRVAVARALVNNPSIILADEPTGNLDSKTSYEIMALFQQIHKNGNTIIVVTHEEDIAMHAHRIIRLKDGHVESDGINQEIKILEERI; translated from the coding sequence ATGACTTCTGTAATACAACTTCAGGAAATCAACCGGACTTATAAAGTGGGCTCTGAAATAGTTCAGGCACTGGGTTCAGTTTCCCTGGATATTTCAAAAAACGAGTATGTTGCATTAATGGGGCCATCAGGATCTGGGAAATCTACACTCATGAATATCCTGGGTTGTCTTGACACACCCAGTAAAGGCAGATATTTGTTAAGCAACCACGATGTAAGCAGAATGAATGATAATGAATTAGCGGAAATCAGGAATAAAGAAATTGGATTTGTTTTCCAGACTTTTAACTTGCTTCCCCGATCCACGGCATTGGAAAATGTGGCTCTTCCACTTATATACGCAGGATGGTCTAAAGCAAAAAGAGATCAGCGTGCACTTGAAGTTCTTGATCAGGTGGGATTAGGAAACAGAGTTCATCACAAACCCAATGAACTATCAGGAGGGCAAAGACAAAGAGTGGCAGTGGCAAGAGCCCTTGTAAATAATCCTTCCATTATTCTTGCAGATGAACCTACCGGGAATCTTGATTCTAAAACATCCTACGAAATAATGGCACTTTTCCAACAAATTCATAAAAATGGAAATACCATAATCGTGGTAACGCATGAGGAAGATATTGCAATGCATGCACATCGGATAATTCGTTTAAAAGATGGACATGTTGAATCTGACGGGATTAATCAGGAAATTAAAATTTTGGAGGAACGAATTTGA